A region of Corynebacterium glucuronolyticum DSM 44120 DNA encodes the following proteins:
- a CDS encoding ABC-2 transporter permease — MRAAFYKDLIANRTYLIVLGVITAAMTGLGVYANELIIFPFLFGMIGMLHFTGTFARDSESKVNRTILAGPTARSELVNLNYLITLILGAVAFTITGALAFLMAEVPWKDTVLVASFAFAVTLLLVIIQLPLFYKYGPEKAKLFFVAVFIVVFAGSSFIGSNKQIIYDWIAKALTWPPLASAGILLAVTLAFTAASLWLSRKIVAGQEF; from the coding sequence ATGAGAGCCGCATTCTATAAAGACCTTATTGCGAATCGAACCTATCTGATCGTCCTAGGCGTGATAACGGCCGCAATGACAGGCCTTGGTGTTTACGCTAACGAGTTGATTATTTTCCCTTTCCTTTTCGGTATGATCGGAATGCTGCACTTCACAGGCACCTTTGCTCGTGACAGTGAGTCCAAGGTGAACCGAACGATCCTGGCTGGTCCTACTGCCAGAAGCGAACTCGTTAATCTCAACTACCTGATTACGCTCATACTTGGTGCGGTAGCATTCACGATCACAGGAGCCCTCGCCTTCCTCATGGCCGAGGTGCCTTGGAAAGACACTGTTTTGGTAGCTAGTTTCGCTTTTGCAGTAACGTTACTTTTGGTCATTATTCAGCTACCGTTGTTTTACAAATATGGCCCAGAAAAAGCCAAGCTTTTCTTCGTCGCAGTGTTTATTGTTGTTTTCGCTGGCTCATCATTCATCGGCTCTAACAAGCAAATCATCTACGACTGGATCGCAAAAGCACTTACCTGGCCGCCGCTGGCTAGTGCAGGAATACTTCTAGCAGTGACACTCGCGTTCACCGCAGCTTCCCTATGGTTGAGCCGAAAGATTGTGGCAGGTCAAGAATTCTAA
- a CDS encoding DUF7768 domain-containing protein — MEANIVLARRVSAFAVSARQIPLAPHLHYPQFMEKTAPDARELAMFFNRILLSKCEQLWAYIGRVSAGMRAEIGWAHQMDIPDPLLRCRLPGGAPRMTPFTLCAATSSGNAHNNHYPNHHQITDQAGLEQVARLDHVATTYTNDRRSSASFISSENLSWYFFSRLVFLSGVISGSVRIDSSSCFKLSMKGGSMTLWMFSGLV; from the coding sequence GTGGAGGCGAACATCGTGCTTGCCCGCCGGGTCAGCGCGTTCGCGGTGTCAGCACGCCAGATCCCGCTCGCCCCACATCTGCACTACCCGCAGTTCATGGAAAAGACCGCCCCGGACGCCCGCGAGCTGGCCATGTTCTTCAACCGCATCCTGCTGTCGAAATGCGAACAACTATGGGCATACATCGGTCGGGTCAGCGCTGGGATGCGCGCCGAGATCGGCTGGGCACACCAGATGGACATCCCCGATCCGCTTCTTCGATGCCGACTTCCAGGAGGTGCACCCCGCATGACCCCGTTCACCCTATGCGCCGCCACCAGTAGCGGCAATGCGCACAACAACCACTACCCGAACCATCACCAGATCACCGACCAAGCCGGGCTGGAGCAGGTGGCCAGGTTGGATCACGTCGCCACCACCTACACCAACGACCGGCGCTCGTCTGCGAGCTTCATCTCCTCGGAAAACTTATCGTGGTATTTTTTCAGCCGCCTTGTTTTCTTAAGCGGAGTCATCTCTGGATCCGTCAGGATCGATTCCAGCTCCTGCTTCAAACTGTCAATGAAAGGGGGGTCGATGACCTTGTGGATGTTTTCCGGGCTCGTATAG
- a CDS encoding carboxymuconolactone decarboxylase family protein → MAIENLKNALPEYAKDLKLNLSSLTRSKELSEQQLWGSMLAAAAATRNAQVFKEIREEAAEHLSEEAMNAASMSASIMGMNNIAYRAQEFLPDEYATIRMGLRQNGMAKPGVDKVDFELWNIAVSVINGCGRCTAAHEHTVREEGLKEAQVWEAVKVAATLQGIAQALFIESAK, encoded by the coding sequence ATGGCAATCGAAAACCTCAAGAACGCGCTGCCCGAGTACGCGAAGGATCTCAAGCTGAACCTCAGCTCGCTGACCCGTTCCAAGGAACTTTCCGAGCAGCAGCTATGGGGTTCCATGCTGGCAGCGGCAGCCGCTACCCGCAACGCCCAGGTGTTCAAGGAAATCCGTGAGGAGGCAGCGGAGCACCTGTCCGAGGAGGCTATGAACGCCGCCTCCATGTCCGCCTCCATCATGGGCATGAACAACATTGCCTACCGCGCCCAGGAGTTCCTCCCGGACGAGTACGCCACCATCCGCATGGGCCTGCGCCAAAACGGCATGGCCAAGCCCGGCGTGGACAAGGTTGACTTTGAGCTGTGGAACATCGCCGTCTCCGTGATCAACGGCTGCGGCCGCTGCACCGCCGCCCACGAGCACACCGTGCGTGAGGAGGGCCTCAAGGAGGCCCAGGTGTGGGAGGCTGTCAAGGTGGCAGCGACCCTCCAGGGCATCGCCCAGGCTCTGTTCATTGAGTCCGCGAAGTAA
- a CDS encoding DUF262 domain-containing protein, with protein sequence MSKLNIDQKTVADLFSDKKSDFLIPDYQRPYAWEEDELSTLWDDIFSFAIPDGDAENFDEDEEYFLGPIVTFRNEDKKLEIIDGQQRLTTLMLLLRAYYSRLEKMKDRNTQKTRQLIEKCVWKTDEFGNALTDKLKIDSEVASDDDKQDFLSILRTGEASGSQKSRYAEAFNFFVKKIDEFIQEYPSYTPHLATRILNNVVLLPIEAESQRTALRIFSTLNDRGLPLADADIFKSQLYKFYNDKGEKDEFSKRWRELETCCSSIFQKSRNNPMDELFARYMYYERAKMGIRDTTTQGLRDFYEKNSYSLLRNDEILGRLEVLAQFWKCVYTREGFSDRILHRLFVLDFAPNSMWTYLVSVYFMQYHDADGNLEEDAFYRFLERITGFIWAYSVVRSGVNALRTPVFPAMIQIVNGQEVTFEGNKFSTDALRKQLGVFQFKNNRPVTKSMLVWWAFENPKQQLFEVDVKLDIEHIYAKKRAAFENTLSDENLLEALGNKAVLEKRINVRASDYQFKAKRSLYLGESGRKKNAEPTKNQELLDLVDKKSDFTEADIKKRTDLIFDSFINYLEAADLLK encoded by the coding sequence ATGTCCAAGCTGAATATCGACCAAAAAACCGTGGCTGATCTATTCTCCGATAAGAAGTCAGACTTTCTCATTCCCGATTACCAACGTCCTTACGCGTGGGAAGAAGACGAGCTGTCTACGCTGTGGGATGACATCTTTAGTTTCGCGATTCCTGATGGGGATGCGGAAAATTTTGACGAGGATGAAGAGTACTTCCTTGGGCCCATCGTTACGTTCCGCAACGAGGACAAGAAGCTAGAGATCATCGACGGCCAACAGCGTCTCACCACGCTCATGCTCTTGCTTCGCGCCTATTACTCGCGTCTGGAGAAAATGAAGGACCGTAACACTCAAAAGACCAGGCAACTGATTGAGAAGTGCGTGTGGAAAACGGATGAGTTCGGTAACGCACTGACTGATAAGCTCAAAATTGACTCAGAGGTAGCCTCCGACGATGATAAGCAGGATTTTCTTTCGATCCTGCGTACTGGAGAAGCTAGTGGTAGTCAAAAGAGTCGTTACGCCGAGGCGTTTAACTTTTTTGTAAAGAAGATTGATGAGTTCATCCAAGAGTATCCCTCTTATACTCCGCACCTTGCCACGAGAATCCTGAATAACGTGGTCCTTCTCCCAATCGAGGCTGAGTCACAAAGGACTGCGCTGCGAATCTTCTCAACGCTCAATGACCGCGGCCTGCCGCTGGCTGACGCTGATATTTTTAAGTCTCAGTTGTACAAGTTCTACAACGACAAGGGCGAAAAAGATGAGTTTTCCAAACGGTGGAGAGAGCTGGAGACTTGTTGTTCTTCAATCTTTCAAAAGTCGCGTAACAATCCAATGGACGAGCTGTTTGCACGTTATATGTACTATGAGCGCGCAAAGATGGGAATCCGCGATACCACGACACAAGGCTTGAGAGATTTCTACGAGAAGAATTCATACTCATTGTTGCGTAACGATGAGATTCTCGGCCGCCTGGAAGTTCTCGCCCAATTCTGGAAGTGCGTTTACACGCGAGAAGGTTTCTCTGATCGTATTCTGCACCGTCTCTTTGTTCTTGATTTCGCGCCCAACAGTATGTGGACTTACCTGGTGTCGGTCTATTTCATGCAATATCACGACGCGGATGGAAACCTAGAAGAAGATGCTTTCTACCGCTTCCTTGAGCGCATTACAGGTTTCATCTGGGCCTATTCGGTGGTCCGATCTGGCGTAAACGCACTGCGTACGCCAGTGTTCCCGGCGATGATTCAGATAGTCAACGGGCAGGAAGTGACTTTCGAGGGCAACAAGTTTTCGACTGACGCACTCCGCAAGCAACTCGGTGTATTTCAGTTCAAGAACAACCGCCCAGTGACCAAGTCAATGTTGGTGTGGTGGGCTTTCGAGAATCCGAAGCAACAGCTTTTTGAAGTCGACGTGAAACTTGATATCGAGCATATCTATGCAAAAAAGCGCGCTGCGTTTGAAAACACCCTTTCGGATGAGAACCTGCTTGAGGCGTTGGGCAATAAAGCGGTCCTGGAAAAGCGGATTAATGTTCGCGCTTCGGACTACCAGTTCAAGGCGAAGCGGTCCCTTTATCTTGGCGAGAGTGGTCGCAAGAAGAACGCCGAACCGACAAAGAACCAGGAGTTGCTGGACCTCGTCGATAAAAAGTCCGATTTCACTGAAGCAGATATCAAAAAGCGTACGGATCTGATCTTTGATTCCTTCATCAATTACCTGGAAGCGGCTGATCTGCTGAAATGA
- a CDS encoding type IIL restriction-modification enzyme MmeI, whose protein sequence is MAAATRNSKVKSAVEQRLERADAARSFVATWSGRGYEKGDTASFWIQLLSQVVGLEDVVTAVHFEERVSTGGFIDAHIPSAKTLIEQKALGVNLGKPEMRQGRLVTPFEQAKAYADEMKNSNRPDYISVSNFSHFRIHDLDQERPAENYVEFSLEELPEQFHLLDFIVTGQKARRVKEQQAFYACGRTRWHAVQEFGCSIHRSGERT, encoded by the coding sequence ATGGCAGCAGCCACCAGAAATAGCAAAGTTAAGAGCGCGGTTGAACAAAGACTGGAGCGTGCGGATGCCGCGCGGTCATTTGTAGCAACGTGGTCAGGGCGTGGCTATGAAAAAGGAGATACAGCTTCTTTCTGGATTCAGCTCCTATCGCAGGTAGTAGGCCTAGAAGATGTCGTCACGGCGGTGCATTTCGAAGAGCGAGTGAGCACTGGAGGCTTTATTGATGCCCATATTCCCTCAGCGAAAACACTGATTGAGCAGAAAGCTCTGGGGGTTAATCTGGGTAAGCCAGAAATGCGCCAGGGGCGCTTGGTAACCCCGTTCGAACAGGCTAAGGCATACGCCGACGAGATGAAGAACTCGAACCGGCCTGACTACATCAGTGTTTCGAACTTCTCCCATTTCCGCATCCATGATCTAGACCAAGAGCGTCCGGCAGAGAACTACGTTGAGTTCTCGCTGGAGGAGCTGCCAGAGCAGTTTCATCTCCTAGATTTCATTGTCACAGGACAAAAAGCCCGCAGGGTAAAAGAGCAGCAAGCTTTCTATGCATGCGGGCGAACTCGTTGGCATGCTGTACAAGAGTTTGGCTGCTCAATACATAGATCCGGAGAGCGAACGTAG
- a CDS encoding type IIL restriction-modification enzyme MmeI, with the protein MDGGNYLFTDDQFREFLSRDPEARQYFHPWIGCNEFLHGYHRRVLWTGDMSPAELEAHPFIAERVKAVHDFRLQSSSTQTVRLAGKPQRFHVENMPDGKSIVVPKVSSERRRYIPLGMIEPETFASDLVFLIPNASLFLFGVLHSEIHNVWMRAVAGRLKSDYRYSAGVVYNNFVFPGVTDKQRKDVEEAAQRVLNARGNYKDVTLADMYDPDDEWMYPELFGAHSELDSAVAQCYSFALDGLEHDEREQFILSELLTRHAKIVS; encoded by the coding sequence ATCGACGGTGGCAATTACCTTTTCACTGATGATCAGTTCCGTGAGTTCCTCTCCCGCGATCCAGAGGCCAGGCAGTACTTCCACCCGTGGATTGGCTGCAATGAATTCCTTCACGGGTATCACAGACGGGTTCTGTGGACAGGGGATATGTCCCCTGCTGAGTTAGAAGCTCACCCATTTATCGCGGAACGAGTCAAGGCAGTGCATGACTTTAGATTGCAGAGTTCGAGTACACAGACTGTCAGACTCGCAGGTAAACCTCAACGGTTCCACGTTGAAAATATGCCGGATGGAAAATCAATTGTGGTTCCCAAAGTCTCATCGGAACGGAGGAGGTACATTCCTCTGGGGATGATTGAGCCTGAAACCTTCGCATCGGATTTGGTTTTCCTTATCCCGAACGCGTCGTTGTTCCTCTTTGGGGTTCTCCATTCTGAGATTCATAACGTGTGGATGAGAGCAGTTGCGGGGCGGCTGAAAAGCGATTACCGCTATTCCGCAGGAGTTGTCTACAACAACTTTGTCTTCCCCGGGGTTACGGATAAGCAACGAAAAGACGTGGAGGAGGCAGCACAGCGGGTTCTGAACGCGCGTGGGAATTACAAAGACGTGACGCTTGCGGACATGTACGACCCGGATGATGAATGGATGTACCCGGAGCTCTTCGGGGCACATTCCGAACTCGACAGTGCAGTGGCGCAATGTTACAGCTTTGCACTGGATGGCCTAGAACACGATGAAAGGGAACAATTCATTCTCTCAGAACTTCTGACACGCCACGCCAAGATAGTCTCCTAG
- a CDS encoding LGFP repeat-containing protein, producing MFTISTCTAQARIPSSTTTPDDYVSDRFSPTPSEQLEELQHNRPDLLIKHKRQVEQISPEIPTNPTIRLANRSPGCKSFAPAHKSVCGEIHNHYQAIGAEHSWLGPPISDELTNPDTSGKRSEFINGFIYLVHCQPF from the coding sequence ATGTTCACCATTTCAACATGCACCGCACAAGCCCGCATCCCATCATCAACGACCACACCGGATGACTATGTCAGCGACCGTTTCTCCCCAACCCCAAGCGAGCAACTGGAAGAGCTACAGCACAATCGTCCGGACCTCTTGATAAAACACAAAAGACAAGTGGAACAAATTAGCCCAGAAATCCCAACAAATCCCACCATACGTTTGGCAAACCGCAGCCCAGGGTGTAAATCATTTGCACCTGCTCATAAATCAGTTTGCGGGGAGATCCACAACCATTACCAAGCTATCGGCGCGGAGCACTCCTGGCTCGGACCTCCAATTTCCGACGAGCTGACCAACCCTGACACATCGGGGAAACGCTCGGAATTCATAAATGGTTTTATTTACTTGGTGCACTGCCAACCCTTTTAA
- a CDS encoding Abi family protein, translating to MEQVKQFKTYGEQVELLRQRGMRVNDPQHAETLLARLNYYRLSGYWYPMRRFSQGDGTAQNEFVDGASFDLVVALYGFDEQLRHSVFIELDRVELAIRTKLGHELGHLDPLIYLDPQRLSARARQRNKDGRSVHEVWLRKYQSALKASKEDFVAHHKSKYGGTLPIWAAVEIMDWGMLSYLYGMSPNIVRKRIAEPCDLTGPQLESWLKSLNILRNYAAHHARMFNRVYGIKPKLNNDVRLAPVAEGMNRVFGQLSLIQYLHRQLDLSPADRLPKLFDTYPHNPIVPFSRIGAPDNWRELPLWRV from the coding sequence GTGGAGCAGGTGAAGCAGTTCAAGACCTACGGTGAACAGGTCGAATTGCTTCGTCAGCGTGGGATGCGAGTGAATGATCCTCAGCATGCTGAGACGCTGCTGGCGCGATTGAACTACTACCGCTTGTCCGGATACTGGTACCCGATGCGCCGTTTCTCCCAAGGCGACGGCACTGCCCAAAATGAATTCGTTGACGGAGCATCGTTTGACCTGGTGGTAGCCCTCTACGGGTTTGACGAGCAATTGCGCCACAGCGTGTTCATCGAGCTTGATCGCGTGGAGTTGGCTATTCGGACCAAGCTCGGTCACGAACTGGGCCACCTCGACCCGCTGATCTATTTGGATCCCCAGCGTTTGAGCGCCCGGGCACGGCAGCGAAACAAAGACGGGCGTAGCGTGCACGAGGTGTGGCTGAGAAAGTACCAGTCGGCATTGAAAGCGTCGAAGGAGGACTTCGTCGCCCACCACAAATCCAAATATGGCGGGACTCTACCCATCTGGGCGGCCGTCGAAATCATGGATTGGGGAATGCTGTCATACCTGTACGGTATGTCGCCCAATATCGTGCGCAAACGGATTGCCGAGCCCTGCGACCTAACTGGTCCTCAGCTTGAATCATGGCTGAAATCCTTGAATATTCTGCGTAATTACGCAGCTCATCATGCAAGGATGTTCAACCGTGTTTACGGCATCAAACCGAAACTGAACAATGACGTCAGGCTGGCTCCGGTAGCTGAAGGGATGAATCGCGTGTTCGGGCAGCTCTCCCTTATCCAATACTTGCACCGCCAACTGGACTTGTCTCCAGCCGACCGGCTACCGAAGCTGTTCGACACTTACCCGCACAATCCTATCGTGCCGTTTTCTCGCATAGGCGCACCTGACAACTGGCGCGAGTTGCCTCTTTGGCGTGTCTAA
- a CDS encoding peroxiredoxin: MALLTIGDKFPEFKLTALKGGDLHDVNAQKPEDYFEEISNDSFRGKWLVFFFYPKDFTFVCPTEIAAFGELDEEFQDRDAQIIGGSIDNEFAHFQWRATHKDLKSIPFPMVSDIKHELIRALGVENADGVADRATFIIDPDGIIQFVSATPDAVGRNVDEVLRVLDALQSEEVCACNWEANDPTKNIDKMDVLKEELK, encoded by the coding sequence ATGGCACTTCTGACCATCGGCGATAAGTTCCCAGAGTTCAAGCTCACTGCGCTTAAGGGTGGCGATCTGCACGACGTTAACGCCCAGAAGCCGGAGGATTACTTTGAGGAGATTTCCAATGACTCCTTCCGTGGGAAGTGGCTTGTATTCTTCTTCTACCCCAAGGACTTCACCTTCGTCTGCCCCACCGAGATCGCAGCCTTCGGCGAGTTGGATGAGGAGTTCCAGGACCGCGATGCGCAGATCATCGGTGGCTCCATCGATAACGAGTTCGCACACTTCCAGTGGCGCGCAACCCACAAGGATCTGAAGTCCATTCCGTTCCCCATGGTCTCCGATATCAAGCACGAGCTCATCCGTGCTCTTGGTGTGGAGAACGCTGACGGTGTTGCTGACCGAGCAACCTTCATTATTGACCCGGACGGCATTATCCAGTTCGTGTCCGCCACCCCGGATGCCGTGGGCCGCAACGTCGACGAGGTTCTCCGTGTCCTCGACGCCCTCCAGTCTGAGGAAGTTTGTGCCTGCAACTGGGAGGCCAACGACCCGACCAAGAACATTGACAAGATGGACGTCCTGAAGGAAGAGCTGAAGTAA
- a CDS encoding ABC transporter ATP-binding protein, translating to MNSIEISGLVKNYPGFTLGPLNLQVPQGSIVGFVGENGAGKSTTLRLILGLARPDAGTIRLLDQPAGPGHPEARERVGVVFDDISLPANFTVKNACEFGKRLYKNWDSQVFASYRQRFQLASDKRVDQLSRGMRMKLGLAMALSHAADLLIFDEATSGLDPVIRDEVLDIMLEFIEDPSHSILFSSHIVSDIEKAADYIAFIHNGKLKLMEQKDELLEAWRIVALTNEQANQLDSTQVLGRRRHDFGQEVIVRTGAVPTGVQAGRPTIEDIMVYAIKGEDQ from the coding sequence ATGAATAGTATTGAAATCAGCGGTCTGGTGAAAAACTATCCAGGCTTCACGCTCGGTCCGCTTAATCTTCAAGTTCCTCAGGGCTCAATCGTGGGCTTCGTGGGTGAAAATGGTGCGGGTAAATCCACGACACTACGACTCATCCTTGGCCTAGCACGCCCTGATGCGGGCACGATTCGTCTGCTCGATCAGCCCGCTGGCCCGGGTCATCCAGAAGCGCGTGAGCGGGTGGGGGTGGTTTTCGACGACATCAGCCTGCCAGCCAATTTCACCGTTAAGAACGCTTGCGAGTTTGGCAAGCGCCTTTACAAGAATTGGGATTCACAAGTCTTCGCCAGTTACCGGCAGCGCTTCCAACTTGCTTCTGACAAGCGAGTTGATCAGCTCTCTCGCGGCATGCGTATGAAACTCGGGTTAGCGATGGCGCTGTCCCATGCGGCAGATTTGCTGATTTTTGATGAAGCAACCAGTGGTTTAGATCCGGTGATCCGCGATGAGGTACTCGACATTATGCTCGAATTCATCGAAGATCCGAGCCACTCTATCCTGTTTTCTTCCCACATCGTCTCCGATATTGAAAAAGCAGCTGACTACATTGCTTTCATCCACAACGGCAAGTTGAAGTTAATGGAGCAAAAAGACGAACTCTTAGAGGCTTGGCGAATAGTCGCGCTAACCAACGAGCAGGCTAACCAGCTTGATTCCACGCAAGTATTAGGGCGTCGCCGTCATGATTTTGGTCAAGAAGTAATCGTCCGTACCGGGGCAGTTCCTACTGGTGTGCAAGCTGGTAGACCCACGATTGAAGACATCATGGTTTATGCGATTAAAGGAGAAGACCAATGA
- a CDS encoding GntR family transcriptional regulator: MDIVVSNASPDPIYAQIKDQLKAAIINDQVVPGEKLPSIRRLASQLRVSVITTKRAYDELELEGFIDSVQGRGSFVASKNTELLKEEQRKKVEDHLKSALAAAPAAGLSIADLKELIDVLGVSDE; the protein is encoded by the coding sequence ATGGATATTGTTGTCAGCAACGCAAGTCCTGACCCGATTTATGCCCAGATTAAGGATCAGCTCAAGGCTGCGATCATTAACGACCAGGTTGTTCCTGGCGAGAAGCTGCCGTCGATTAGGCGTTTGGCGTCCCAGCTTCGCGTGTCGGTTATTACTACCAAGCGTGCCTACGACGAACTAGAACTTGAGGGTTTTATTGATTCTGTGCAGGGGCGGGGTAGTTTCGTTGCTTCCAAGAACACCGAGTTACTCAAGGAAGAACAGCGCAAAAAGGTCGAAGACCATTTGAAATCTGCCCTCGCGGCAGCTCCAGCCGCTGGCCTATCTATTGCCGATTTGAAAGAACTTATTGACGTGTTGGGAGTAAGTGATGAATAG
- a CDS encoding phage antirepressor: protein MATALHAFTNHEFGTIRTITSGGQVLFCGKDVATALGYANTKDALARHCKGVVVNHYPLETAGGIQQVRFISEGDPYRLIVSSKLPAARQFEAWVFDDVLPSIRLHGMYAIDELLNDDLFLERAIAALRAERAKRLAAEQALLEAAPKVSYYDVMLVSPSLITTTEIAKDYGLSAKKLNQILREEQVQFHQSGRWFLYAKFAEQGYTQSKTHEYDEGKTRTHMYWAQKGRLFIYDLLKNTRGLPPVIERESEDTKYPPLRFLIPEYRRRTSKDTPTRPATAR from the coding sequence ATGGCTACCGCGCTACATGCGTTCACCAACCACGAGTTCGGTACGATCCGAACCATCACCTCGGGCGGGCAGGTCCTGTTCTGCGGCAAGGACGTGGCGACCGCCCTCGGCTACGCCAACACGAAAGATGCCCTGGCGCGTCACTGCAAGGGGGTGGTCGTGAATCACTACCCCCTAGAAACGGCTGGCGGCATCCAGCAGGTCAGGTTCATCAGCGAAGGCGACCCGTACCGGCTGATCGTCTCCTCCAAGCTGCCCGCCGCCCGGCAGTTCGAGGCGTGGGTGTTCGACGACGTCCTCCCGTCCATCCGCCTTCACGGCATGTACGCCATCGACGAGCTGCTCAATGATGATTTGTTCCTGGAGCGAGCAATCGCCGCCCTGCGCGCCGAGCGGGCCAAGCGGCTCGCCGCCGAGCAAGCACTGCTGGAGGCGGCACCGAAGGTGTCGTATTACGACGTGATGCTGGTGTCGCCGTCGCTGATCACCACCACCGAGATCGCCAAGGACTACGGCTTGTCGGCGAAGAAGCTCAACCAGATTCTGCGCGAGGAGCAGGTGCAGTTTCACCAGTCCGGGCGCTGGTTCCTCTACGCCAAGTTTGCTGAGCAGGGTTACACCCAGTCCAAGACGCACGAGTACGACGAGGGCAAGACCCGCACCCACATGTACTGGGCGCAGAAAGGCCGCCTGTTCATCTATGACCTGTTGAAGAACACCCGTGGCCTGCCACCGGTGATCGAGCGTGAAAGCGAGGACACCAAATACCCACCACTGCGCTTCTTGATACCGGAATACCGAAGAAGAACGTCGAAGGATACCCCGACCCGACCTGCTACCGCGCGCTGA
- a CDS encoding pentapeptide repeat-containing protein gives MSPSILNPIDGFTFSLDKIDKQFVDTIFCRLDTIANQSNLTPPAASRLISPYAHLLLQITKDRSIASPVRNYIFAELGSRILTSVPGFGPYDGWRDNGFSIAIDTALNFHFIRDHITAHIDFEFALLDHAILNDACISETSFYFARLEKARLVNVDAHRTYFENAQLAGAILSGDFSECRFVGADAPGAFFTGNFTHSNWMGANLRDASFIDCDLTEASFNPAEQRGISFTSSPH, from the coding sequence ATGTCCCCCAGTATTTTGAATCCAATCGATGGATTTACATTTTCACTAGATAAGATAGACAAGCAATTCGTTGACACCATTTTTTGTCGTCTGGACACAATCGCTAATCAAAGTAATCTCACCCCGCCCGCTGCCTCAAGACTCATCAGCCCATATGCTCACCTCCTATTGCAAATCACGAAAGATAGATCGATTGCGAGCCCGGTAAGAAACTACATTTTCGCGGAGCTCGGATCCCGCATTCTGACATCAGTTCCCGGCTTTGGCCCGTATGACGGGTGGCGGGACAATGGGTTTAGTATCGCGATAGATACAGCACTGAATTTTCATTTCATACGTGATCACATCACAGCACACATCGACTTTGAATTTGCTTTGTTGGACCACGCCATTTTGAACGACGCGTGCATTTCGGAGACGTCTTTCTACTTCGCTCGGCTCGAAAAGGCACGGTTGGTAAACGTAGATGCTCACCGAACATACTTTGAAAATGCTCAGTTAGCTGGAGCAATCCTCTCCGGTGATTTTTCCGAATGTCGCTTTGTGGGTGCCGATGCACCGGGGGCGTTTTTCACTGGAAATTTCACCCACTCAAACTGGATGGGGGCAAACCTCAGAGATGCTTCATTCATTGATTGCGATTTAACAGAGGCAAGTTTCAATCCTGCAGAGCAACGCGGAATTTCATTTACGAGCTCCCCGCACTAA